From a region of the Acomys russatus chromosome 4, mAcoRus1.1, whole genome shotgun sequence genome:
- the LOC127187664 gene encoding seminal vesicle secretory protein 3A-like, with product MKVILFSLSLLLLLEKPAAGIGIYGGTKGQFVAKTSPLVFIQKDQFLYDQKEAQEDGPEESIFVQTKHHAYSQDADADADMGETQSSQEQTSLKEDTACDEEDKIAQQKAQLQSWSQIKSEAQVKSHGAQLKSQTGQLKILGQVKSEVKLKPQAARLKSYQAPVYIKKAFLQQTDAKGYALHEDLAQVHLQHKKVHSLKRKLGHFRKIAVSSPQFRQQPQAYDGFILQFQGQVQGGGYTKSFHQAQGTCYCPKEGLLLYQGAFTG from the exons ATGAAGGTcatcctcttcagcctttctCTGCTCCTCCTTCTGGAGAAGCCAGCAGCTGGGATAGGGATCTATG GTGGGACAAAAGGACAGTTTGTAGCAAAAACATCCCCACTTGTATTTATCCAAAAAGACCAATTCCTCTATGACCAAAAGGAAGCCCAGGAAGATGGACCTGAAGAAAGCATTTTTGTGCAAACTAAGCATCATGCATATAGCCAGGACGCGGACGCTGATGCTGACATGGGAGAGACTCAGAGTTCTCAGGAACAGACAAGCTTAAAGGAAGACACAGCTTGTGATGAGGAAGACAAGATTGCCCAACAAAAAGCCCAACTCCAATCCTGGTCACAGATAAAATCTGAAGCCCAAGTAAAATCCCATGGAGCCCAACTGAAGTCCCAAACAGGCCAGCTAAAGATCCTAGGCCAGGTGAAGTCAGAAGTCAAGCTGAAGCCCCAGGCAGCCCGCCTGAAATCCTACCAAGCACCAGTATATATCAAAAAAGCCTTTCTTCAGCAAACCGACGCCAAAGGCTATGCCCTGCATGAAGACCTGGCCCAAGTGCACCTACAGCATAAAAAGGTGCACAGCCTCAAAAGAAAGCTTGGCCATTTCAGGAAAATAGCAGTTTCCTCACCACAGTTTAGACAGCAACCCCAAGCCTATGATGGGTTCATTTTGCAATTCCAAGGGCAAGTACAGGGTGGAGGTTACACAAAATCTTTCCACCAAGCTCAAGGGACATGCTACTGTCCAAAAGAAGGATTACTTCTGTATCAAGGCGCCTTCACAGGATAA